The sequence AAAAGATAGCTATCCCAGAGAGCGAAGCGGACAAGAAAAAGGCGCTCGAGCTTGCACTAAAGCAGATCGATAAAGCTTTTGGCAAAGGCACGCTTTTAAGACTTGGCGACAAAGAGGTTGAGGCTATCGAGTCGATACCGACTGGCTCGCTAGGGCTTGATCTGGCTCTTGGCATAGGCGGCGTTCCTAAAGGCAGGATCATCGAGATCTACGGACCAGAGAGCTCTGGTAAGACCACGCTCACGCTTCACATCATAGCTGAAGCGCAAAAAGCTGGCGGAATTTGTGCATTTGTCGATGCAGAGCACGCATTAGACGTAAAATACGCTTCAAATTTAGGCGTAAATACCGACAACCTTTACGTCTCTCAGCCAGACTTTGGCGAGCAGGCACTTGAGATCGTTGAGACACTTGCAAGAAGTGGTGCGATCGATCTTATTGTAGTTGATAGCGTCGCTGCTCTTACTCCAAAGAGCGAAATAGATGGCGACATGGGCGATCAGCACGTTGGTCTGCAAGCTAGGCTTATGAGCCAGGCGCTTAGAAAGCTAACTGGAATTTTAAGCAAGATGAAGACAACCGTTATTTTCATCAATCAAATTCGTATGAAGATCGGTATGATGGGATATGGCACGCCAGAAACCACAACTGGCGGTAATGCGCTTAAATTTTACTCATCTGTAAGGATCGATGTAAGAAAGATAGCTACACTTAAACAAAATGACGAGCCTATCGGCAACCGCACAAAAGCAAAAGTGGTTAAAAATAAGGTTGCGCCTCCATTTAAAGTGGCCGAATTTGACATCATGTTTGGC comes from Campylobacter concisus and encodes:
- the recA gene encoding recombinase RecA, with product MAKEKDSDKKIAIPESEADKKKALELALKQIDKAFGKGTLLRLGDKEVEAIESIPTGSLGLDLALGIGGVPKGRIIEIYGPESSGKTTLTLHIIAEAQKAGGICAFVDAEHALDVKYASNLGVNTDNLYVSQPDFGEQALEIVETLARSGAIDLIVVDSVAALTPKSEIDGDMGDQHVGLQARLMSQALRKLTGILSKMKTTVIFINQIRMKIGMMGYGTPETTTGGNALKFYSSVRIDVRKIATLKQNDEPIGNRTKAKVVKNKVAPPFKVAEFDIMFGEGVSKEGEIIDYGVKLDIIDKSGAWFSYKAEKLGQGRENAKAYLKEHPEISDEIVAAIKGSMGIDHLISSGAKDEDDDTNEAGDE